In Terriglobus sp. TAA 43, a single window of DNA contains:
- the gmd gene encoding GDP-mannose 4,6-dehydratase: MKKALITGVTGQDGAYLAEFLLKKGYEVHGIKRRTSLFNTARIDHIYEDPHQQHRNFILHYGDMTDSSSLIHIVQKVQPDEIYNLAAQSHVAVSFEEPEYTANSDALGVLRLLEAIRILGLEKKTKFYQASTSELYGLVQEIPQKETTPFYPRSPYAVAKMYGYWIVVNYREAYGIYACNGILFNHESPMRGETFVTRKITRGMARIKAGLQDALFLGNMDAKRDWGHARDYIEMQWLMLQQEKPQDFVIATGVQYSVRDFVKRCAELLEMDLEWSGSGVDEKAVDKATGKTIVAVDPRYFRPTEVETLLGDPSKAKNELGWVPRTSFDELVREMIEADYSAAKRDALVMEHGYKPFNVRET; the protein is encoded by the coding sequence TTGAAAAAAGCTCTTATCACTGGTGTAACTGGACAGGATGGCGCCTATCTTGCAGAGTTTCTGCTGAAGAAGGGCTATGAAGTGCACGGCATCAAACGTCGCACGTCACTTTTCAACACGGCTCGTATCGATCACATCTACGAAGATCCGCACCAGCAGCATCGCAACTTCATCCTGCATTATGGCGACATGACGGATTCGTCGTCGCTGATTCACATTGTGCAGAAGGTGCAGCCCGACGAGATTTATAACCTGGCTGCCCAGTCACATGTGGCTGTCTCGTTTGAGGAGCCTGAGTACACGGCAAACTCGGATGCGCTTGGTGTACTGCGCCTGCTGGAAGCGATCCGCATCCTCGGACTCGAGAAAAAGACAAAGTTTTATCAGGCAAGCACCAGCGAACTCTACGGCCTTGTGCAGGAGATTCCGCAGAAGGAAACCACGCCGTTTTATCCACGTTCGCCCTATGCCGTGGCCAAGATGTATGGCTACTGGATTGTGGTGAATTATCGCGAAGCCTATGGCATCTATGCGTGCAACGGCATCTTGTTCAATCACGAATCGCCCATGCGTGGCGAGACGTTTGTAACGCGCAAAATTACGCGTGGTATGGCGCGTATCAAGGCTGGCCTGCAGGACGCGCTGTTCCTGGGCAACATGGACGCCAAGCGCGACTGGGGACACGCACGCGACTACATCGAGATGCAGTGGCTGATGCTGCAGCAGGAGAAGCCGCAGGATTTTGTGATCGCAACAGGTGTCCAGTACAGCGTGCGCGACTTCGTGAAGCGCTGCGCCGAGTTGCTGGAGATGGACCTGGAATGGTCTGGCAGCGGCGTGGATGAGAAGGCTGTCGATAAGGCTACAGGCAAGACGATCGTAGCTGTTGATCCTCGCTACTTCCGTCCCACGGAAGTGGAGACGCTTCTCGGTGATCCGTCCAAAGCGAAGAATGAACTGGGATGGGTACCGCGTACGAGCTTCGATGAACTGGTGCGCGAGATGATCGAGGCCGATTACTCCGCAGCCAAACGCGATGCTCTGGTGATGGAACACGGCTATAAGCCCTTCAACGTGCGGGAGACCTAG
- a CDS encoding ABC transporter permease, with product MRSPIALTAIALLLLFAIAALLAPWAAPYDPAGLHLEQRLLSPGHHFLLGTDELGRDIFSRILFGARLSLTVAFTVVSLSLLLGLVIGSVAGYYGGWRDTILNVYVMNAFMAMPGILLAIAFVAFLGPGLRNVILALTLSGWVNYARLVRAQVMSAREREFVEAARSLGAGDLRILLRHILPNIVQPVIVQAAIGMAGAVLAEATLSFLGLGVPPPAASWGSMLNDARAHLFDAPHMVIAPAIAVMLCVLAFSFLGDALRDWSDPRTR from the coding sequence ATGCGTTCTCCCATTGCCCTGACCGCCATCGCGTTGCTGCTTCTCTTCGCGATCGCAGCCCTGCTGGCACCGTGGGCCGCGCCCTACGATCCCGCCGGATTACACCTTGAACAGCGGCTGTTATCCCCAGGACATCACTTCCTGCTGGGAACTGATGAACTGGGACGCGACATCTTCTCGCGCATTCTGTTCGGCGCACGACTCTCTCTTACAGTCGCCTTCACCGTGGTTAGCCTTTCTCTTCTGCTGGGGCTCGTCATCGGCTCAGTCGCGGGGTACTACGGCGGATGGCGCGACACCATTCTGAACGTCTATGTAATGAATGCCTTTATGGCTATGCCCGGTATTCTTCTGGCCATTGCCTTCGTCGCCTTCCTTGGTCCCGGCCTCCGCAACGTGATTCTTGCCCTCACCCTTTCCGGTTGGGTGAACTACGCGCGACTCGTACGGGCACAAGTCATGTCCGCACGCGAACGAGAGTTTGTCGAAGCGGCGCGTTCACTTGGCGCCGGCGATCTTCGCATTCTGCTGCGACACATTCTGCCCAATATCGTGCAGCCGGTCATCGTGCAAGCGGCTATCGGCATGGCAGGCGCGGTTCTTGCGGAAGCCACACTCAGCTTTCTTGGCCTCGGTGTGCCGCCGCCAGCCGCAAGCTGGGGTTCGATGCTCAACGACGCCCGGGCGCATCTGTTCGATGCGCCACACATGGTGATCGCCCCCGCCATCGCCGTAATGCTGTGCGTACTCGCGTTTTCATTCCTTGGGGATGCTCTGCGCGACTGGTCTGATCCGCGCACGCGCTGA
- the thrC gene encoding threonine synthase yields MSFVSHQLRCIGSGERIAPDAVSSDFRDPATGELYEVEYPWSETRGDAASLRPKAQALRHLWAERRDSTLPIDASGVWRYRDLLPILQDENNAVTLREGNTPLYDLPRTAKLLGLDFLLAKHQGMNPTGSFKDTGMTTALSVAAERGYKWVACASTGNTSAAMAAYAARAGLRAIVFIPEGKIAWGKLSQSMDYGALTVQLKTDFDGCVKLLTEIVRKNPIYLLNSVNPYRLEGQKTPAIEICEQLDWQVPDHVIVPGGNLANGSALGKGFTELKHLGFIDRVPKISVIQAAGANPLFQWFTNAEKQLHPVTADTRATAIRIGNPASWRKAARVIETTGGWCEQADENEIAVAKAQIGAEGIGCEPASAVTLAGLKKLLKSGHVQTGERVVLLLTGHTLKDPEYTIDFHKDLLATNVAEAAPYRRPPLILDSNESSVMRALEAEMAGSL; encoded by the coding sequence ATGTCATTTGTCTCACATCAGCTTCGATGCATTGGAAGTGGCGAGCGGATTGCTCCCGATGCGGTTAGCAGCGATTTCCGCGACCCGGCTACCGGCGAACTCTACGAAGTGGAGTATCCGTGGAGCGAAACGCGTGGCGATGCCGCTTCCTTACGCCCCAAGGCCCAGGCACTCCGCCATTTGTGGGCAGAGCGGCGCGATTCCACATTGCCTATTGATGCCAGCGGTGTGTGGCGGTATCGCGATTTGCTGCCCATTTTGCAGGACGAGAACAATGCGGTGACGTTGCGTGAAGGCAATACGCCCTTGTACGACCTGCCCCGCACTGCCAAGTTGTTGGGACTGGATTTTCTACTTGCGAAGCACCAGGGAATGAATCCGACGGGTTCGTTCAAAGACACGGGCATGACCACGGCGCTTTCCGTCGCTGCAGAACGTGGCTACAAGTGGGTGGCGTGCGCTTCGACGGGCAACACGTCGGCTGCGATGGCTGCGTATGCGGCTCGCGCGGGACTGCGCGCGATTGTATTCATCCCTGAAGGCAAGATTGCATGGGGCAAGTTGTCGCAATCCATGGATTACGGCGCGTTGACCGTGCAGTTGAAGACGGATTTCGATGGTTGCGTGAAGTTGTTGACGGAGATCGTCCGCAAGAACCCAATCTACCTGCTGAACTCGGTGAATCCGTATCGCCTGGAAGGGCAGAAGACGCCCGCGATTGAGATTTGCGAGCAGTTGGATTGGCAGGTGCCGGATCACGTGATCGTTCCGGGCGGCAATCTGGCGAATGGATCCGCACTGGGTAAGGGCTTTACGGAGTTGAAGCACCTTGGCTTTATCGACCGTGTACCGAAGATCAGTGTGATTCAGGCTGCGGGCGCAAATCCGCTTTTCCAGTGGTTCACGAATGCAGAGAAACAACTGCATCCTGTCACGGCGGACACGCGCGCTACGGCGATTCGTATTGGCAATCCTGCAAGCTGGCGCAAGGCGGCTCGCGTGATCGAGACGACCGGCGGATGGTGCGAACAGGCCGACGAGAACGAAATTGCCGTTGCCAAGGCGCAGATTGGTGCGGAAGGCATTGGCTGCGAACCAGCGTCAGCGGTTACTCTGGCGGGCTTGAAGAAGCTGCTGAAGTCGGGCCATGTACAGACGGGTGAGCGTGTCGTTCTGTTACTTACCGGTCATACGCTGAAGGACCCGGAGTACACCATCGACTTCCATAAGGATTTGCTGGCAACGAACGTGGCGGAAGCCGCGCCGTATCGCAGGCCGCCGCTGATCCTGGATTCGAACGAGTCGTCCGTGATGCGTGCGCTGGAAGCTGAGATGGCAGGTTCCCTGTAG
- a CDS encoding UDP-N-acetylmuramate dehydrogenase produces MSVLILTGCAGALQDSRTGSLKGMPMQIDIQKEIPLAPLTTLGVGGPAARFYRCQNEWEVLILSEFARKEALPLFVLGGGSNLLVSDEGFPGLVLQMAITGVEREGDVLRVGAGVVWDDFVQHTVDAGLQGIECLAGIPGTVGGTPVQNVGAYGQEVSETIVSVRCFDSVAGKYVDLSNDACGFAYRTSRFNTTERGRYIVTRVDFRLREGGAPCLKYADLRKHFEGKPQPLLAEVADAVRVIRRGKGMVVDAGDPNSRSAGSFFRNPIVAKEILLKVSEAAGVGVDAVPHWPAGEGLIKLPAAWLLEQAGFVRGYAMGRAGISSRHTLAVINRGEATAADIIALREQIVATVRLKFGIELEQEPVSVG; encoded by the coding sequence GTGTCTGTATTGATTCTAACTGGATGCGCCGGGGCGCTGCAGGATTCGCGGACTGGTAGCCTCAAAGGGATGCCGATGCAGATTGATATTCAGAAGGAAATTCCACTTGCGCCGCTGACGACGCTGGGAGTTGGAGGGCCGGCGGCACGGTTCTATCGCTGCCAGAACGAGTGGGAGGTACTGATTCTGAGCGAGTTTGCTCGCAAGGAAGCCCTTCCGCTGTTTGTGCTGGGTGGTGGAAGCAATCTGCTGGTTTCCGATGAAGGATTTCCGGGTCTGGTGCTACAGATGGCCATCACTGGTGTGGAGCGCGAGGGCGACGTGCTGCGCGTGGGCGCTGGCGTCGTTTGGGATGATTTCGTGCAGCACACCGTCGACGCGGGTTTGCAGGGCATTGAGTGCCTGGCGGGCATCCCCGGAACGGTTGGCGGAACGCCGGTACAGAACGTGGGCGCATACGGTCAAGAAGTCAGCGAGACGATTGTGTCGGTTCGCTGCTTCGATAGCGTCGCGGGGAAGTATGTCGATCTGAGTAACGACGCTTGTGGATTTGCGTATCGGACCAGCCGCTTCAATACAACGGAGCGTGGTCGCTACATTGTGACGCGAGTGGATTTTCGACTGCGCGAAGGTGGCGCCCCGTGTTTGAAGTACGCCGATCTTCGCAAGCATTTTGAGGGGAAGCCTCAGCCTTTGCTGGCAGAAGTTGCAGATGCGGTGCGTGTGATTCGCCGCGGTAAAGGCATGGTGGTGGATGCCGGTGATCCGAACTCACGTTCGGCGGGGTCGTTCTTTCGCAATCCGATTGTGGCCAAGGAAATTCTCCTGAAGGTTTCAGAGGCTGCGGGCGTTGGTGTGGATGCTGTGCCGCACTGGCCTGCCGGTGAGGGGCTCATCAAGCTGCCTGCCGCGTGGTTGCTGGAGCAGGCAGGCTTTGTGCGTGGGTATGCGATGGGGCGTGCGGGTATTTCGTCGCGGCACACACTGGCCGTGATCAATCGCGGAGAAGCAACGGCTGCGGACATCATCGCGCTGCGTGAGCAGATCGTCGCGACGGTGCGGTTGAAGTTTGGAATTGAACTGGAGCAGGAACCGGTCAGCGTTGGCTGA
- a CDS encoding GDP-L-fucose synthase, whose amino-acid sequence MPKDAPIFIAGHRGLVGSAIVRELERLGYTKVLTRSRAELDLQDAEAVLRFFQETKPQFVVLAAAKVGGILANNTYPADFIHDNLKIQNSVIEACYATDVDRLLFLGSSCIYPKMAPQPMPESCLLTGPLEPTNRAYALAKIAGIEMCWSYNRQFGTKYLAAMPTNLYGPNDNFDLKNSHVLPALIRKTAQAIKDGAETVEVWGSGTPKRELLYSDDLAEACAYLLNLPADEYAKLLREDTPPLINIGTGEDVTIRELAETVARVLGFKGVLRFDPSKPDGTPRKLMDVSLIHSLGWKHSVELEEGIRRTWEAVRGELAG is encoded by the coding sequence ATGCCGAAGGACGCGCCCATCTTTATTGCAGGCCATCGTGGCCTGGTGGGTTCGGCGATTGTGCGCGAATTGGAACGGCTGGGGTACACGAAAGTTCTGACACGTTCGCGTGCGGAACTGGATCTGCAGGATGCGGAAGCAGTTCTACGTTTCTTTCAGGAGACGAAGCCACAGTTTGTAGTGTTGGCGGCGGCAAAGGTGGGTGGCATTCTGGCCAACAACACCTATCCGGCCGACTTCATCCACGACAATCTGAAGATTCAGAACAGCGTGATCGAAGCCTGTTATGCCACGGATGTTGATCGGTTGCTGTTCCTGGGGTCGAGCTGCATTTACCCCAAGATGGCGCCGCAGCCCATGCCCGAAAGCTGCCTGCTGACGGGACCATTGGAACCGACAAACCGGGCGTATGCGCTGGCGAAGATTGCAGGCATTGAGATGTGCTGGTCGTACAACCGCCAGTTTGGCACGAAGTATCTCGCGGCCATGCCGACGAATCTCTATGGGCCGAATGACAACTTCGATCTGAAGAACTCGCATGTATTGCCAGCTTTGATTCGCAAGACGGCGCAGGCCATCAAAGACGGCGCGGAAACAGTGGAAGTGTGGGGCAGCGGTACGCCGAAGCGCGAACTGCTGTATTCCGACGACCTGGCCGAAGCTTGTGCGTATCTGCTGAATCTGCCTGCGGATGAATATGCGAAGCTGTTGCGCGAAGATACTCCGCCGTTAATCAACATTGGCACGGGCGAGGATGTAACAATCCGTGAGCTGGCCGAAACTGTTGCGCGTGTTTTGGGGTTCAAAGGAGTGTTGCGCTTCGACCCCTCGAAGCCAGATGGCACACCGCGCAAGCTGATGGACGTTTCACTGATTCACAGCCTTGGTTGGAAGCACAGCGTCGAACTGGAAGAGGGGATTCGGCGTACGTGGGAGGCTGTGCGAGGTGAGTTGGCGGGTTAG
- a CDS encoding ABC transporter ATP-binding protein produces MPNTPQLQVQCYAPIGSLHIDAEFTTTQPWTVLFGPSGSGKSSLLRLIAGLWQPQESRVLLDANNITATPAYKRQIALVAQQPALFPHMTVRQNIAFGSESNQAESIAQMFDLFGLKALADAKPATLSGGERQRVAIARALASTPHLLLLDEVFTGMHRTQRDALVQQVRTHCAARNIAVLAVTHDLPEALEANEVIRVEAGHIIARGSPNEVLSEEKKEMLANLSQR; encoded by the coding sequence GTGCCTAATACTCCGCAGCTTCAAGTGCAATGCTACGCACCCATCGGTTCTCTCCACATCGATGCTGAGTTCACAACAACGCAGCCGTGGACTGTTCTCTTCGGGCCATCCGGTTCCGGCAAATCATCGCTTCTCCGCCTCATCGCAGGGCTATGGCAGCCACAAGAAAGCCGCGTTCTGCTTGATGCAAACAACATCACAGCGACGCCTGCATACAAGCGACAGATCGCACTCGTAGCGCAACAACCGGCACTATTCCCGCACATGACCGTGCGCCAGAACATCGCTTTCGGAAGCGAAAGCAACCAAGCCGAATCCATCGCTCAAATGTTCGACCTGTTTGGTCTCAAAGCTCTCGCGGATGCAAAACCCGCAACTCTCTCCGGAGGCGAACGTCAGCGAGTCGCCATCGCACGCGCGCTTGCTTCCACACCGCATCTTCTACTTCTGGATGAAGTCTTCACGGGCATGCACCGCACACAACGCGACGCTCTTGTGCAGCAGGTTCGAACGCACTGCGCGGCACGCAACATCGCCGTACTCGCCGTGACACATGACCTTCCTGAAGCTCTGGAAGCCAATGAAGTCATCCGCGTCGAAGCAGGCCACATCATTGCGCGGGGCTCGCCGAACGAAGTGCTCTCAGAAGAGAAGAAAGAAATGCTTGCAAACCTCAGCCAACGCTGA
- the modB gene encoding molybdate ABC transporter permease subunit, producing the protein MSYTTHTQRRTFWFHENGTLKRVDTADLLLTLELAAVTTAVLLLIAIPLAGWIAFAQTRLRYLAEAVVALPLILPPTVLGFYLLVGLGPTTAVGRVITSILGHTLAFSFSGLVVGSILYSLPFAVQPIVAGLRAVDPAYLEAAATLGASPQRTFTRIAVPLAKSSLLTSTILTFTHTVGEFGVVLMLGGSIPGRTRTLSIALYNLVENGDFHAANTLALTLLGFSTLALLLLYALPLFRRQERA; encoded by the coding sequence GTGTCATACACAACTCATACGCAGCGCCGAACCTTCTGGTTCCATGAGAACGGTACACTCAAACGCGTGGACACCGCCGACCTGCTCCTGACGCTGGAACTGGCAGCCGTAACAACGGCGGTGCTACTGCTTATCGCTATCCCGCTGGCAGGTTGGATTGCTTTTGCTCAAACCCGTCTGCGCTATCTCGCGGAGGCTGTCGTTGCGTTGCCACTGATCCTTCCACCAACGGTGCTTGGCTTTTATCTCCTCGTCGGTCTCGGCCCGACTACAGCTGTAGGACGCGTAATCACCAGCATCCTCGGCCACACACTTGCCTTCTCTTTCAGTGGTCTTGTCGTGGGTTCCATCCTGTATAGCCTTCCCTTCGCAGTGCAGCCCATCGTTGCAGGTCTACGCGCCGTCGATCCCGCATATCTTGAAGCCGCCGCAACGCTCGGCGCCTCACCACAACGAACCTTCACGCGGATTGCTGTGCCGCTTGCAAAGAGCTCGCTGCTGACGTCTACCATCCTCACATTTACACATACCGTTGGCGAGTTCGGTGTCGTGCTGATGCTGGGTGGCAGCATCCCCGGTCGCACGCGCACCCTCTCCATCGCGCTTTACAACCTGGTAGAAAACGGCGACTTCCACGCCGCCAACACACTCGCACTCACGCTTCTCGGGTTCTCAACACTCGCTCTACTGCTGCTGTATGCATTGCCGCTATTCCGGAGGCAGGAACGTGCCTAA
- the thrB gene encoding homoserine kinase — translation MADGLKLRLPATSANLGPGFDALGLAMDFALEIEARESDRFSITSTGRNTAQTGDVDDSLVLETYRSVLDGQEIDAIPLHLDLHNEIPLGMGCGSSAAALVAGVMLASHFGGLGWSKHKVLTEASLREGHPDNVAACVLGGLTVSLMTTEGEVDALSIKPPVDWPLLVVMPDSSLSTKKARAMLPESYSKADTIANVQRVAMLTAAFAQGRGDLLARAMEDRMHQPYRSPACPLLPLLLPVAGGDGVLGVALSGAGPSVLLIVEPGRVQAAKEIVGRILRENGMNAETIETKIFAI, via the coding sequence ATGGCAGATGGGTTGAAACTGCGGCTTCCTGCGACCTCGGCGAACCTGGGACCGGGGTTCGACGCACTGGGTTTGGCGATGGATTTTGCGCTTGAAATCGAGGCGCGAGAATCCGACCGTTTTTCCATCACATCAACAGGTCGTAATACCGCTCAAACGGGCGATGTGGACGACTCGTTGGTGCTGGAGACCTACCGGAGCGTTCTGGATGGCCAGGAAATCGACGCGATTCCCCTGCATCTGGATCTGCATAATGAGATCCCCTTGGGAATGGGATGCGGGTCTTCGGCCGCGGCGCTCGTGGCGGGAGTGATGCTGGCATCGCACTTCGGTGGCCTGGGCTGGTCGAAGCATAAGGTGCTGACCGAGGCTTCGCTCCGTGAGGGGCATCCCGATAACGTTGCTGCCTGTGTTCTGGGTGGGCTTACCGTCTCGCTGATGACGACCGAAGGTGAAGTGGACGCGTTGTCCATCAAGCCGCCGGTGGATTGGCCGTTGCTGGTGGTCATGCCTGATAGCTCGCTTTCCACGAAAAAGGCGCGTGCCATGCTGCCGGAGAGCTATTCCAAGGCCGATACGATTGCGAACGTACAACGTGTGGCCATGCTGACAGCGGCCTTCGCGCAGGGGCGCGGTGACCTGCTGGCGCGTGCCATGGAAGACAGGATGCACCAGCCGTATCGCTCGCCGGCGTGCCCACTGTTGCCTTTGCTATTGCCTGTGGCAGGAGGCGATGGGGTGTTGGGAGTTGCACTTTCCGGCGCTGGGCCATCGGTGCTGTTGATTGTTGAACCGGGTCGTGTTCAGGCAGCCAAAGAGATTGTGGGCAGAATTCTCCGTGAAAACGGGATGAATGCCGAAACCATCGAAACCAAAATATTTGCGATTTGA
- the modA gene encoding molybdate ABC transporter substrate-binding protein has protein sequence MLRLRFFAVWIFAALLCSTASLHAQNTVAPKEVIVAAAADMEPVLTAYAPLFEKQTGLKLKISYAASAALSQQIQNGLPADIFFSADFYFAEQTVASGLTMQKAPTPYAKGALGLWARNDSRFKPLTIDVLSRKDLGPVAVANPDRAPYGRAAIAALKQMNLYANVAPHIVQADSISQAGQFALSGNAEVAFISRTMAVSPKFKDAGQFVLIPLSQYPEIVQTAVILKNGANHEGAHLLLNFILSDKVQSDLDTKGLGRVK, from the coding sequence ATGCTTAGACTTCGCTTTTTTGCCGTCTGGATCTTCGCTGCCCTCCTCTGCTCCACAGCTTCCCTGCACGCGCAAAACACGGTGGCACCAAAGGAAGTCATTGTGGCAGCGGCCGCCGACATGGAACCTGTTCTTACTGCTTATGCACCGCTGTTTGAGAAACAGACAGGGCTGAAACTCAAAATCAGCTATGCCGCGTCGGCTGCCTTGTCGCAGCAGATTCAGAATGGCTTACCCGCGGACATCTTCTTCTCTGCCGATTTCTATTTCGCAGAACAGACCGTGGCCTCCGGGCTGACGATGCAGAAGGCGCCGACACCCTACGCCAAGGGCGCGCTGGGGCTTTGGGCACGCAATGATTCGCGTTTCAAGCCGCTCACCATCGATGTTCTCTCGCGTAAAGACCTTGGTCCGGTAGCTGTTGCCAATCCAGATAGAGCGCCCTACGGTCGTGCCGCAATTGCTGCGTTGAAACAGATGAACCTGTACGCCAACGTGGCTCCGCACATCGTACAGGCAGACAGCATTTCGCAGGCCGGACAGTTTGCCCTAAGCGGCAATGCCGAAGTGGCATTCATCTCACGCACCATGGCCGTCTCGCCCAAATTCAAAGATGCCGGTCAATTCGTTCTGATTCCGCTCAGCCAATATCCCGAAATCGTTCAGACCGCGGTCATCCTCAAAAATGGCGCAAATCACGAAGGCGCCCATTTGCTACTGAACTTCATCCTTAGCGACAAGGTCCAATCCGACCTGGACACCAAAGGCCTGGGCCGCGTGAAGTAG
- a CDS encoding TIGR03435 family protein: MTRLMVVALFLFGTCASAQESFDVATIRPSNQSVKFERDGETEISHGTLHMHDVTLITCIKYAYHVQRAQIVEMDGMDKQHYDITAKTDASANDDRMRQLMQGLLAERFGLKFHPGTKETSAYVVTVAPQGLKKMKPAVQDGDAWHQNSAMGMVAKDWTMQELVAYVSDPLGAPMVDETHLPGKYDFSFDFHPYVDQAAEIHADPQAVLRMTFEGELGLKMTRRHVTIQTMVIDHVAAPTEN; the protein is encoded by the coding sequence ATGACACGGTTGATGGTGGTTGCGCTCTTTCTTTTCGGCACCTGTGCTTCAGCTCAGGAGAGCTTCGATGTGGCCACCATCCGGCCCAGCAACCAGAGTGTGAAGTTTGAGCGCGATGGCGAGACGGAAATCTCGCATGGCACGCTGCACATGCATGACGTGACTCTCATCACCTGCATCAAGTACGCTTACCACGTGCAGCGCGCGCAGATTGTCGAGATGGATGGCATGGACAAGCAGCACTACGACATCACGGCGAAGACCGATGCGTCTGCAAACGATGACCGGATGCGGCAGTTGATGCAGGGGCTATTGGCGGAGCGGTTTGGATTGAAGTTTCATCCGGGAACGAAGGAAACTTCGGCTTACGTGGTGACGGTTGCTCCGCAGGGATTGAAGAAGATGAAGCCTGCCGTGCAGGATGGCGATGCGTGGCATCAGAATTCTGCAATGGGCATGGTGGCGAAGGATTGGACGATGCAGGAATTGGTGGCCTATGTCTCCGATCCGCTGGGCGCGCCGATGGTGGACGAAACGCATCTACCCGGAAAGTACGATTTCAGCTTTGACTTTCATCCGTATGTGGATCAGGCGGCGGAGATTCACGCCGATCCGCAGGCAGTGCTGCGCATGACCTTTGAGGGAGAATTGGGATTGAAGATGACGCGACGGCACGTCACCATTCAGACGATGGTCATTGACCACGTGGCGGCACCGACAGAGAACTGA
- a CDS encoding glycosyltransferase WbuB, whose translation MFIDRLRRSPHLDILIYGLNYAPELTGIGKYTGEMATWLAERGHRVRVITAPPYYPAWKIADDYRGRGYVREGGGEAGDGRGEPLVFRCPLYVPEKATGLKRVRHLFSFAVSSLPVLMHEVMASHAGAPDIIWTVEPTFFCAPFALLASRLAHTPAWLHVQDFEVDAAFDLGLLPKKGPIHTFAMLLEKTFSKAFQRVSSISVRMVERSLTKDVRPERIVLFPNWVDVDLVKPEPADAPNRFRSELGLEGKTVFLYSGNMGNKQGLELLPKVAVALRNEGSIHFLLCGEGAFRPELEEMARGLTNVTLLPLQPLESLNELLNCADVHLLPQRAGAADLVMPSKLTGMLSSGRATIATSPADTQLGTVISGGMDGSSPCGVVIPPEDVEAMVDAVHMLAANPTQRTRMGDNARQYAVRNLGREQVLEQFERDLRSAVNEYRGRPFERPQTPFRFALVNRRRRRRPPVSPIPAE comes from the coding sequence ATCTTCATCGACAGGCTGCGAAGGAGCCCCCATCTGGACATCCTGATTTACGGGCTGAACTATGCCCCGGAACTGACCGGCATCGGAAAATACACAGGCGAAATGGCGACTTGGTTGGCTGAACGTGGCCATCGAGTGCGGGTCATAACGGCGCCGCCGTATTATCCCGCCTGGAAAATTGCGGACGACTATCGCGGACGCGGATACGTTCGCGAGGGCGGTGGTGAGGCTGGCGATGGCCGCGGAGAGCCACTGGTGTTCCGTTGCCCGTTGTACGTCCCCGAGAAAGCGACGGGACTCAAGCGTGTTCGTCACTTGTTCTCTTTTGCAGTAAGTTCTTTGCCCGTGCTGATGCACGAGGTAATGGCATCGCATGCGGGTGCGCCTGACATCATCTGGACTGTTGAGCCCACATTTTTCTGTGCTCCTTTCGCTCTGCTTGCATCGCGACTGGCTCATACGCCTGCATGGTTGCATGTGCAGGATTTTGAAGTGGACGCGGCGTTTGATCTTGGATTATTGCCGAAAAAGGGCCCTATTCATACGTTCGCGATGCTGCTGGAAAAGACGTTCTCAAAGGCGTTTCAACGCGTGTCCAGCATCTCTGTGCGCATGGTGGAGCGGTCTCTCACGAAAGATGTGCGACCAGAACGCATCGTTTTGTTTCCGAACTGGGTGGATGTGGATCTGGTGAAACCGGAACCAGCGGATGCTCCCAATCGGTTCCGCTCGGAGCTTGGGCTGGAAGGGAAGACCGTGTTCCTCTACAGCGGAAACATGGGCAACAAACAAGGACTTGAGCTGTTGCCCAAGGTTGCTGTCGCGTTGCGTAATGAAGGATCAATTCATTTCCTTCTCTGTGGCGAAGGAGCGTTCCGCCCCGAGTTGGAAGAGATGGCCCGTGGGCTGACGAACGTGACCTTGCTCCCACTGCAGCCGCTGGAATCACTGAATGAACTTCTGAATTGTGCAGACGTCCATCTGCTTCCGCAGCGCGCGGGCGCAGCGGACCTGGTGATGCCATCGAAGCTGACGGGAATGTTGTCCAGTGGTCGCGCGACGATCGCAACCTCACCAGCAGATACGCAGCTTGGAACCGTGATCTCGGGCGGTATGGATGGTAGCTCTCCTTGCGGTGTCGTGATTCCACCGGAAGATGTGGAAGCTATGGTGGACGCTGTTCATATGCTCGCGGCGAATCCAACGCAGCGTACGCGCATGGGCGATAATGCGCGTCAATATGCAGTACGGAATCTGGGGCGTGAACAGGTTCTGGAACAGTTTGAACGTGACTTGCGCTCGGCTGTTAACGAATATCGCGGACGTCCATTTGAACGTCCACAGACTCCGTTCCGATTTGCACTTGTGAACCGTCGTCGTCGCAGGCGACCGCCCGTTTCTCCCATTCCGGCAGAGTAG